One Gelria sp. Kuro-4 DNA segment encodes these proteins:
- the aspS gene encoding aspartate--tRNA ligase: protein MAQKEPWQRTRTCGELGLDTVGEVVVLDGWVQRRRDHGGLIFIDLRDRSGIVQVVFSPERSKDAFHSAEQVRNEYVLAVRGSVRRRPEGTANPKLSTGEVEVLADAVWVLNAAKTPPFYIEEKVDVDESVRLRYRYLDLRRPELKRNLMLRHRAAKVVRDFLDAHGFLEIETPMLTRSTPEGARDFLVPSRLNPGEFYALPQSPQLFKQLLMAAGMEKYFQIVRCFRDEDLRADRQPEFTQIDIEMSFITPHDIQQLMEEMMAAVFKETIGRELALPFPRISYHEAMERYGSDKPDLRFGLPLVDAAPAFAGTEIKVFQTVLAQGGRIKGINAKGCAGFTRREIDELTAVVTQLGAKGLAWIALEGDGHLRSPLAKVLRATEAAELKRLFAAEPGDLLLLVAADAHTVALALGQLRLFLGQKLGLIDPQALAFTWVTDFPLFEWSEEEGRYVAMHHPFTSPREDDLPFLESEPGKVRAKAYDLVLNGVEVGGGSVRIHTRAVQEKMFRALGITPEEAQAKFGFLLEAFEYGTPPHGGIAFGFDRLVMLLAGEESIRDVIAFPKTASGTCLLTGAPASVEPRQLAELHIKTTRS from the coding sequence ATGGCACAAAAAGAGCCCTGGCAGCGTACCCGCACCTGCGGGGAACTCGGCCTGGACACTGTCGGGGAGGTTGTGGTGCTTGACGGCTGGGTGCAGCGGCGCCGGGACCACGGCGGGCTGATCTTCATTGACTTAAGAGATCGTTCCGGCATCGTGCAGGTGGTCTTCAGCCCGGAGCGGAGCAAGGACGCCTTTCATAGCGCCGAACAAGTGCGCAACGAGTATGTCCTGGCGGTGCGGGGCAGCGTGCGGCGGCGCCCGGAGGGAACCGCCAATCCAAAACTTTCTACCGGTGAGGTTGAGGTGCTGGCGGATGCCGTCTGGGTGCTGAACGCGGCCAAGACACCACCCTTTTACATTGAAGAGAAGGTGGACGTGGATGAATCCGTTCGCCTGCGCTACCGCTACCTGGACCTCAGGCGGCCGGAGCTGAAGCGCAACCTGATGCTCCGGCACCGGGCGGCCAAGGTGGTGCGCGATTTCCTTGACGCCCACGGGTTCCTCGAGATTGAAACCCCGATGCTGACGCGCAGCACACCGGAGGGCGCCCGCGACTTCCTCGTGCCCAGCCGGCTGAACCCGGGTGAATTCTACGCTTTGCCCCAGTCGCCCCAGCTTTTTAAGCAGCTGCTTATGGCGGCGGGCATGGAAAAGTACTTCCAGATTGTACGCTGTTTCCGGGACGAAGACCTGAGGGCGGACCGTCAGCCGGAGTTCACCCAGATCGATATCGAGATGTCCTTTATCACCCCGCACGACATCCAGCAGCTGATGGAAGAGATGATGGCAGCAGTCTTTAAAGAGACCATCGGGCGTGAGCTTGCGTTGCCCTTCCCGCGCATCAGCTACCATGAAGCGATGGAGCGCTACGGCAGCGACAAGCCGGACCTGCGCTTTGGGCTGCCCCTGGTGGATGCAGCGCCGGCTTTTGCCGGAACGGAGATTAAGGTCTTCCAGACGGTTCTGGCCCAAGGCGGCCGCATCAAGGGAATCAATGCCAAAGGCTGCGCCGGCTTTACGCGCCGGGAAATTGACGAGCTGACGGCGGTGGTGACGCAGCTGGGAGCCAAGGGCCTGGCCTGGATCGCCCTGGAAGGCGATGGGCACCTGCGTTCACCTCTGGCCAAGGTACTGCGCGCGACCGAGGCGGCGGAGCTTAAGCGCCTCTTTGCCGCGGAGCCGGGCGATCTGCTCCTCCTCGTTGCCGCTGACGCGCACACAGTTGCGTTGGCTTTAGGGCAGCTGCGGCTTTTCCTGGGACAAAAGCTCGGCCTGATCGACCCGCAGGCCCTGGCCTTCACCTGGGTGACCGATTTCCCGCTCTTCGAGTGGAGCGAAGAAGAGGGGCGCTATGTGGCCATGCACCATCCCTTCACCTCTCCCCGGGAAGATGACCTGCCCTTCCTCGAAAGCGAACCCGGTAAGGTGCGCGCCAAGGCCTACGACCTGGTCCTCAACGGTGTGGAGGTAGGGGGCGGCAGCGTCCGCATCCATACCCGGGCGGTGCAGGAAAAGATGTTCCGCGCCCTGGGGATAACCCCGGAGGAGGCGCAGGCGAAATTCGGCTTTCTCCTTGAGGCCTTCGAGTATGGCACGCCGCCCCACGGCGGCATCGCCTTCGGCTTTGACCGCTTGGTGATGCTCCTGGCCGGCGAGGAGAGTATCCGCGACGTGATCGCCTTCCCGAAAACCGCCTCCGGCACCTGCCTCCTCACGGGTGCCCCGGCCTCGGTCGAGCCGCGCCAGCTGGCCGAACTACACATCAAGACCACGCGGTCCTAA
- a CDS encoding ThiF family adenylyltransferase, with translation MRAEFSRSALLIGEAGLARLARARVAVFGIGGVGSWAVEALARAGVGRLVLVDHDRVAVSNLNRQLEATWATIGQLKVKAMAERLHSINPEADVEALAAFYRAETAAQLVRPDYDYILDAMDTLSAKVDLISRALALGVPLISSMGAGNRLEAGGFRVADISETYGCPLARSVRRALKARGITRGVKVVFSPDPPLKPRPAAEEPAPGRRSIPGSISFVPPVAGLLMAGECVRTLLRAASLPGEKGDTL, from the coding sequence TTGCGTGCAGAGTTTAGTCGCAGCGCCCTTCTTATTGGTGAAGCGGGCCTAGCGCGCCTGGCCAGGGCCCGCGTCGCCGTTTTCGGCATCGGCGGGGTCGGGTCCTGGGCCGTCGAAGCCCTGGCCCGGGCCGGCGTGGGCCGCCTGGTGCTGGTGGACCACGACCGGGTAGCCGTAAGCAACCTTAACCGGCAGCTGGAGGCCACCTGGGCCACCATCGGCCAGCTCAAGGTAAAGGCCATGGCGGAGCGCCTGCACAGCATCAACCCGGAGGCCGATGTTGAGGCTCTGGCCGCCTTTTACCGTGCGGAAACGGCCGCACAGCTTGTGCGCCCGGATTACGATTACATCCTTGATGCCATGGACACGCTGAGCGCCAAGGTCGACCTGATCAGCCGCGCTTTGGCGCTGGGCGTACCCCTGATCTCCAGCATGGGCGCAGGCAACCGCCTGGAAGCGGGCGGCTTTCGCGTCGCCGACATCAGCGAAACATATGGGTGCCCGCTGGCGCGGTCGGTGCGCCGGGCGCTCAAGGCGCGCGGGATAACCCGCGGCGTAAAGGTGGTCTTTTCGCCCGATCCACCGCTGAAGCCCCGGCCGGCAGCGGAAGAACCGGCGCCGGGACGGCGGAGCATTCCGGGGAGCATCTCCTTCGTTCCGCCGGTGGCCGGGCTCCTCATGGCCGGGGAGTGCGTGCGCACCCTGCTGCGCGCGGCGTCTCTACCCGGGGAAAAGGGGGATACACTGTGA
- the ltaE gene encoding low-specificity L-threonine aldolase, whose amino-acid sequence MLKEPVDLRSDTVTKPTPAMRRAMYEAEVGDDVYREDPTVNRLEEEAAARLGKEAGLFVTSGTQGNLISVLTHTAPGQEVILESESHIFYYEVAGSALIGGVQMRPLKGKAGALDPAEVEAAVRPENIHYPPTGLIALENTHNRAGGAVLPPENVQAIAQVAARHQLPLHLDGARIFNAAVALGLSAAELAAPFTSVMFCLSKGLGAPVGSVIVGPRDWIERARKWRKRLGGGMRQAGVLAAAGLVALDQMVERLAEDHANARRLAEGLANLPGLEVVPPQTNMVLVDVAGTGLSASAFTARLAEHGVLAGDTAPTKVRFVTHKDVDRKGIEYTLAVVAKLIKGE is encoded by the coding sequence GTGCTAAAAGAGCCCGTTGACTTAAGAAGCGATACGGTTACCAAGCCGACGCCTGCGATGCGCCGGGCGATGTACGAGGCCGAGGTAGGTGACGATGTCTACCGGGAAGACCCCACGGTGAACCGCCTGGAGGAGGAAGCGGCCGCCCGCCTGGGCAAGGAAGCCGGCCTCTTTGTTACCAGCGGTACGCAGGGGAATCTGATCTCGGTGCTCACCCACACTGCGCCCGGCCAGGAGGTTATTTTAGAGAGCGAAAGCCACATCTTTTACTATGAGGTGGCAGGCAGCGCCCTCATCGGCGGTGTGCAAATGCGGCCCTTGAAGGGGAAGGCGGGCGCTTTAGACCCGGCGGAAGTGGAGGCGGCCGTCCGCCCGGAGAACATCCACTACCCGCCCACCGGTCTCATCGCCTTGGAAAATACGCATAACCGCGCCGGCGGGGCCGTCTTACCCCCGGAAAATGTTCAGGCCATCGCACAGGTGGCAGCCCGCCACCAGCTGCCCCTCCACCTGGACGGCGCCCGGATTTTCAACGCGGCGGTGGCTCTGGGCCTTAGCGCCGCGGAGCTGGCCGCTCCTTTCACCTCCGTTATGTTCTGCCTCTCCAAGGGTCTAGGCGCTCCCGTGGGATCGGTGATCGTCGGGCCGCGGGACTGGATTGAGCGGGCGCGGAAGTGGCGCAAGCGGCTTGGCGGCGGCATGCGCCAGGCCGGGGTGCTGGCGGCGGCCGGCCTGGTTGCCCTGGATCAAATGGTCGAGCGCCTGGCGGAGGATCACGCCAATGCCCGTCGGCTGGCGGAAGGTTTGGCGAATCTGCCTGGCTTGGAAGTGGTGCCGCCGCAAACGAACATGGTGCTGGTGGATGTGGCGGGGACAGGTTTGAGTGCCTCGGCCTTTACGGCTCGCCTGGCGGAGCACGGCGTGCTGGCAGGCGACACCGCTCCGACCAAGGTGCGCTTTGTCACCCACAAGGACGTTGACCGGAAAGGAATTGAGTACACACTGGCCGTAGTGGCAAAACTGATTAAGGGTGAGTAG
- a CDS encoding 5-formyltetrahydrofolate cyclo-ligase, with product MTQEAKAELRRRVLARRDALAPSERRRLSRAITERLLAWPLFQNARVVLLYAGVRSEVATEELTRSSLALGKAVLMPRCLPATHELVLVPIAAWEELEPGFCGLLEPPAPAEPPETPPDLVVVPGVAFDLSGYRIGYGGGYYDRLLARLGRVPSVGLAFEVQVLDRVPHGEHDRPVAFVATEARLVPGRDWPAHVEAIR from the coding sequence GTGACGCAGGAAGCAAAGGCCGAACTGCGGCGTAGGGTGCTGGCGCGGCGCGACGCTCTGGCGCCGTCCGAACGCCGAAGGTTGAGCCGCGCCATCACAGAACGGCTCCTGGCCTGGCCGCTATTCCAAAACGCCCGGGTGGTGCTGCTTTACGCCGGGGTACGTTCGGAGGTGGCCACGGAGGAGCTGACCAGGTCTTCCTTGGCGCTGGGCAAAGCGGTTCTGATGCCGCGCTGCCTGCCGGCGACACACGAACTCGTCCTTGTACCCATTGCCGCCTGGGAAGAGCTTGAACCTGGTTTTTGCGGGCTCCTCGAGCCGCCGGCGCCGGCTGAGCCGCCGGAGACGCCGCCCGACCTGGTGGTGGTGCCGGGGGTTGCCTTTGACCTTTCAGGCTACCGCATCGGCTACGGCGGCGGCTATTACGACCGGCTGCTGGCGCGTCTGGGCCGGGTACCCAGTGTGGGCCTGGCTTTTGAGGTGCAGGTTTTAGACCGGGTGCCGCACGGGGAGCATGACCGGCCGGTGGCCTTCGTTGCCACCGAAGCGCGGCTGGTCCCCGGCAGGGATTGGCCGGCGCACGTCGAAGCCATAAGATAA
- the nifS gene encoding cysteine desulfurase NifS: protein MRRVYMDHAATTAVHPEVLEEMLPYLKGEFGNPSAIYSWGREAKAAIEKARERLAHLLGAEPAEIVFTSGGTESDNFALRGVAAANRDKGNHIITTKIEHHAILHTAEQLEKEGFRVTYLPVDQDGLVRREDLERALTPDTILVSIMFANNEVGTIEPIAELARIVKEKGVIFHTDAVQAVGNVPINVKELGVDLLSLSGHKIYGPKGIGALYIRRGTRIKPLLLGGAQERRWRSGTENVPGIVGLGKAAELAEKELPERSAHLRELRDLLIDGVLAKIDHVRLNGHRTRRLPGNCNFCFEYVEGESLLLNLDLAGIAASSGSACTSGSLEPSHVLMALGIPPEVAHGSLRLTLGRENTREDVERVLSVLPDIVAKLRSMSPLAPEGEGKNV, encoded by the coding sequence ATGCGACGCGTTTACATGGATCATGCGGCCACCACGGCCGTCCATCCGGAGGTTCTGGAGGAGATGCTGCCCTACCTGAAGGGTGAGTTCGGCAACCCCTCCGCCATCTACAGCTGGGGACGCGAGGCAAAAGCAGCTATCGAAAAGGCCCGCGAGCGCCTGGCGCACCTTTTGGGTGCCGAGCCGGCGGAGATCGTCTTTACAAGCGGAGGAACAGAGTCGGACAACTTTGCCCTGCGGGGTGTGGCTGCGGCCAACCGCGACAAGGGCAACCACATCATCACCACCAAAATTGAGCACCATGCCATCCTGCATACCGCCGAACAGCTCGAGAAGGAAGGTTTCCGGGTTACTTACCTTCCGGTGGATCAAGACGGGCTGGTGCGGCGTGAGGATCTGGAGCGCGCGCTTACGCCTGATACTATCCTGGTGAGCATCATGTTCGCCAACAACGAAGTGGGGACCATCGAGCCCATAGCCGAGCTGGCCCGCATCGTGAAGGAAAAAGGGGTCATCTTCCACACGGACGCCGTGCAGGCCGTGGGCAATGTGCCGATTAACGTTAAGGAGCTGGGGGTGGACCTGTTGTCCCTTTCGGGCCATAAGATTTATGGGCCGAAGGGTATCGGGGCGCTGTACATCCGGCGCGGCACCAGGATCAAGCCCTTGCTCCTGGGCGGCGCTCAGGAGCGCAGATGGCGCTCCGGCACGGAGAACGTCCCCGGCATCGTCGGTTTGGGCAAAGCCGCGGAGCTGGCGGAAAAGGAGCTGCCCGAACGGAGCGCTCACCTGAGGGAGCTCAGGGACCTTCTTATCGACGGGGTCCTCGCTAAGATCGATCACGTGCGCCTGAACGGCCACCGTACCCGGCGCCTCCCTGGTAATTGCAATTTCTGCTTCGAATATGTGGAAGGGGAATCGCTGCTCCTTAACCTGGACCTGGCCGGGATCGCCGCTTCCAGCGGTTCGGCCTGCACCTCCGGATCGCTTGAGCCTTCCCACGTGCTGATGGCGCTGGGGATTCCGCCCGAGGTGGCCCACGGTTCGTTGCGGCTTACGCTGGGCCGGGAGAACACCCGCGAAGACGTGGAGCGCGTACTGTCCGTTCTACCCGATATCGTCGCCAAGCTGCGGAGCATGTCGCCGCTGGCACCTGAAGGAGAAGGGAAGAATGTATAA
- a CDS encoding Rrf2 family transcriptional regulator, protein MRLSTKGRYGMRAMLALARWYGEGPVPLKSVAEQEGLSEPYLEQLMSELRKAGLVKSVRGAQGGYLLGREPAAITAGDIIRVLEGPIGPVQCVVEFPGGEVCDCAETCVERILWERLRDSIAQVLDGITLADLLLEEKKLAPLGEGRERGCQPS, encoded by the coding sequence GTGCGGCTTTCCACCAAGGGGCGGTATGGCATGCGGGCGATGCTGGCCTTGGCTCGCTGGTATGGTGAAGGACCGGTGCCGCTCAAGTCAGTGGCAGAACAAGAAGGGTTGTCCGAACCCTACCTGGAACAGCTCATGAGCGAGCTGCGCAAGGCCGGGTTGGTAAAAAGCGTGCGCGGCGCGCAGGGCGGGTACCTGCTCGGCCGGGAACCGGCCGCCATTACCGCCGGCGACATCATTCGCGTCCTGGAGGGGCCCATCGGTCCGGTCCAGTGCGTGGTGGAGTTTCCCGGCGGCGAGGTGTGCGACTGCGCAGAGACCTGTGTGGAGCGCATCCTCTGGGAGCGCCTGCGCGACAGTATTGCTCAGGTGCTTGATGGCATAACCCTGGCGGACCTGTTGCTGGAAGAAAAGAAGCTTGCCCCGCTGGGCGAGGGCCGGGAACGAGGCTGTCAGCCGAGCTGA
- a CDS encoding replication-associated recombination protein A: MDLFQAQAAPRAPLAVRMRPRTLAEFAGHQNVLGPGQPLRLALEKDRVPSLILWGPPGCGKTTLARILAQHTRAHFQPLSAVSAGVAEVRRAVEEARERRRAFGQETILFLDEIHRFNRAQQDALLPHVEEGLLTLIGATTENPHFALTAPLLSRCQVIRLEPLTPADIATILERALKDSERGLGGEELTLAPEAQAAIVNLAAGDARVALNILEQAAAVLRQEGPERTVGRELVLRVAQKNLPYDRAGDQHYDTISAYIKSLRGSDPDAALYWLARLLSAGEDPLFIARRLVIAAAEDVGNADPQALPVAVAAAQAVQLVGMPEGRIPLAQATVYVATAPKSNASYLALEAALKDVKELPAEPVPLHLRNPAFRGAEKLGFGTEYKYPHDFPGHFVVQEYRPAQAAGRVYYRPSNNGYERAIRERLEKWWRR; the protein is encoded by the coding sequence ATGGATCTCTTTCAAGCTCAAGCGGCTCCCCGGGCACCTCTAGCGGTACGGATGCGGCCGCGGACGCTGGCGGAGTTTGCCGGCCACCAAAACGTGCTCGGCCCCGGGCAACCTTTGCGCCTGGCGCTGGAAAAAGACCGGGTGCCTTCGCTCATTCTCTGGGGGCCGCCGGGCTGCGGTAAGACCACGCTGGCCCGCATCCTTGCTCAGCACACGCGCGCGCATTTTCAGCCCCTCAGCGCGGTAAGCGCGGGGGTGGCCGAGGTGCGCCGGGCGGTGGAAGAGGCCCGCGAGCGCCGGCGTGCTTTTGGCCAGGAGACGATCCTGTTCCTCGATGAGATCCATCGCTTCAACCGTGCGCAGCAGGACGCCCTTCTTCCCCATGTGGAGGAAGGGCTTCTCACCCTCATCGGGGCCACCACGGAAAACCCGCACTTTGCCCTCACGGCACCCCTTTTGTCGCGCTGCCAGGTGATACGCCTGGAACCGCTCACCCCGGCGGACATCGCGACCATCTTAGAGCGGGCGCTCAAGGACAGCGAGCGAGGTCTCGGCGGCGAAGAGCTCACCTTGGCCCCGGAAGCGCAGGCGGCCATTGTCAACCTGGCCGCGGGAGACGCGCGCGTGGCCCTCAACATTTTAGAACAGGCGGCAGCGGTGCTGCGGCAGGAAGGGCCGGAGCGCACCGTCGGCCGGGAGCTGGTTTTGCGCGTGGCGCAGAAAAACCTGCCCTACGACCGGGCGGGGGACCAGCACTATGACACCATTTCGGCCTACATCAAGAGCCTGCGCGGCTCTGATCCCGATGCGGCCCTCTACTGGCTGGCGCGGCTTTTGAGCGCGGGTGAAGACCCGCTTTTCATTGCCCGGCGCCTGGTGATTGCGGCCGCCGAAGATGTAGGGAACGCCGACCCGCAGGCGCTCCCGGTGGCCGTAGCGGCGGCACAGGCTGTGCAGCTGGTCGGCATGCCGGAGGGACGTATCCCGCTGGCACAGGCCACGGTGTACGTGGCGACGGCACCCAAGAGCAACGCCAGCTACCTGGCTCTGGAGGCGGCCCTGAAGGACGTCAAGGAGCTGCCGGCGGAGCCGGTGCCGCTGCACCTGCGTAACCCGGCTTTCCGTGGGGCGGAAAAGCTCGGCTTCGGCACGGAATACAAGTACCCGCACGACTTCCCCGGTCACTTTGTGGTCCAAGAGTACCGCCCGGCGCAGGCGGCCGGCCGCGTCTACTACCGGCCCAGCAACAACGGCTATGAACGGGCGATTAGAGAGCGCCTGGAAAAATGGTGGCGAAGGTAA
- a CDS encoding AI-2E family transporter, with translation MRIGKVWGTRLLFLLGLLLVGLFLFLVRATLPPFLYAGIITYLLAPSVEQLEKRGLPRVAAILLLYAAAGGVAALIVTEIVPIIVGELNAFADRLPFYTTQLEGLVHWFHRNYTRAELPASLRQVLDETISRGEQALLGYIRAAAGMALALFSHALGLIIAPILAFYMLRDLKVIKRTLAGFLPAGVRSEVFSLLHEIDVVLSGFIRGHLLVSLIVGLLSFVGLALLHIDFALVIGLVAGLFDIIPYFGPVIGALPAVLIALLQSPLRALYVVLLFLIIHQVESAVISPKVVGERVGLHPLVVIFALLVGGDAAGIVGLLLAVPLTASAKALIVYFREKRRGDHPVQVDRE, from the coding sequence ATGAGAATAGGCAAGGTTTGGGGAACGCGTTTGCTTTTCCTCCTCGGCCTGCTCCTGGTGGGCCTTTTTCTTTTCCTGGTGCGCGCCACACTTCCCCCCTTTCTCTATGCCGGCATCATCACCTACCTACTGGCCCCGTCGGTTGAGCAATTGGAAAAGCGGGGGCTGCCGCGCGTGGCCGCGATCCTGCTGCTCTATGCGGCCGCCGGAGGGGTGGCGGCCCTGATTGTCACCGAGATCGTTCCCATTATCGTGGGGGAACTCAACGCTTTTGCCGACCGGCTGCCCTTTTATACCACCCAACTGGAAGGCCTGGTCCACTGGTTTCACCGCAACTACACCCGGGCGGAGCTGCCGGCCAGCCTGCGTCAGGTGTTGGACGAGACCATCTCCCGCGGCGAGCAGGCCCTCTTAGGGTACATCCGCGCGGCGGCCGGCATGGCCCTGGCGCTTTTCTCCCACGCCCTGGGCCTCATCATTGCGCCCATTCTGGCCTTTTACATGCTGCGGGACCTGAAAGTCATCAAAAGGACCCTGGCCGGTTTTTTGCCTGCCGGCGTGCGTAGCGAGGTGTTCTCGCTTTTGCACGAAATCGATGTCGTCCTAAGCGGCTTTATCCGCGGCCACCTTTTGGTCTCGCTGATCGTCGGCCTGTTGTCCTTTGTCGGCTTGGCCCTGCTGCACATCGATTTCGCCCTGGTGATCGGCCTGGTGGCCGGCCTCTTTGACATCATCCCTTACTTCGGCCCGGTGATCGGCGCGCTGCCGGCGGTGCTGATCGCCCTCCTGCAATCGCCGCTGCGGGCTCTTTACGTGGTGCTCCTCTTTCTTATCATCCACCAGGTGGAAAGCGCCGTTATTTCGCCGAAGGTGGTGGGGGAACGAGTGGGGCTGCACCCGCTGGTGGTGATCTTTGCCCTCCTGGTGGGGGGAGATGCGGCCGGCATCGTCGGCCTTCTTCTTGCCGTGCCGCTCACCGCCAGCGCCAAGGCCCTCATCGTTTACTTCCGGGAAAAACGCCGGGGCGACCACCCGGTACAAGTTGACAGGGAGTGA
- the mnmA gene encoding tRNA 2-thiouridine(34) synthase MnmA: protein MPKKRVVAAMSGGVDSSVTAALLKEQGYEVIGMTMQIWPRSEEDPTHENPGGCCSLSAVEDARAVAHILGIPYYVVNLRETFEREVIDYFCAEYARGRTPNPCIVCNHRLKFAALLEKALALDAEYVATGHYARVRYDAGRGRYLLLRGVDAHKDQSYALYGLSQYQLAHTLFPLGGLTKEETRRLAARLNLPVAAKRDSQEICFVLDNDYRGFLKRRIPGKIHPGPFLDGEGHVLGTHQGLPFYTIGQRRGLGIPGKRRLYVTGLQPEQNAVILGPQEELWRTELVAEAVNWVSIAPPAGPTAAQVKVRYNGPAAPAEVAAHGPDKVVVRFAQPVRAIAPGQAAVFYAGDEVLGGGIIASVGRAPAR from the coding sequence GTGCCGAAAAAGCGCGTAGTGGCGGCCATGAGCGGCGGCGTGGACTCGTCCGTCACCGCTGCCCTCCTTAAGGAGCAGGGCTATGAGGTCATCGGCATGACGATGCAGATTTGGCCCCGCTCCGAGGAGGACCCCACGCACGAGAATCCGGGCGGCTGTTGCTCTTTGAGTGCGGTGGAGGATGCCAGGGCCGTGGCGCACATCCTGGGCATACCTTATTACGTGGTCAATCTCCGGGAGACATTTGAACGGGAGGTCATCGACTACTTTTGCGCCGAGTACGCCCGCGGCCGGACACCCAACCCCTGCATCGTCTGCAACCACCGCCTCAAGTTTGCCGCCTTGCTGGAGAAGGCGCTGGCCCTGGACGCCGAGTACGTGGCCACCGGGCACTACGCGCGGGTGCGGTACGATGCAGGGCGCGGGCGGTATCTTCTTCTTAGGGGCGTCGACGCCCACAAGGACCAGAGCTATGCCCTCTACGGCCTCAGCCAGTATCAACTGGCACATACCCTCTTTCCCCTCGGTGGATTAACCAAGGAAGAAACGCGCCGCCTGGCCGCCCGCCTTAACCTGCCTGTGGCCGCCAAGCGCGACAGCCAGGAAATCTGCTTTGTCCTCGACAACGATTACCGCGGTTTCCTGAAGCGGCGCATACCAGGCAAGATCCACCCCGGCCCGTTTCTCGACGGGGAAGGCCACGTGCTGGGCACGCATCAGGGTCTTCCGTTTTATACCATCGGCCAGCGGCGCGGTTTAGGCATCCCGGGAAAGAGGCGGCTTTACGTTACCGGCCTGCAGCCGGAGCAGAACGCCGTTATCCTCGGTCCGCAGGAAGAGCTCTGGCGTACAGAGCTCGTGGCCGAGGCGGTGAACTGGGTAAGTATTGCCCCGCCGGCGGGGCCGACCGCGGCGCAGGTAAAGGTGCGCTACAACGGTCCGGCTGCGCCGGCTGAAGTCGCAGCGCACGGCCCCGACAAGGTGGTGGTGCGTTTTGCGCAGCCGGTGCGCGCCATTGCTCCCGGTCAGGCCGCCGTCTTCTACGCCGGTGACGAGGTTTTGGGCGGCGGGATCATCGCCTCCGTCGGCCGGGCCCCTGCTCGTTGA
- the nifU gene encoding Fe-S cluster assembly scaffold protein NifU: MYNEKVMEHFMHPRNVGEIENPDGTGQVGNPVCGDIMKIFLRIKDGRIEDIKFKTFGCGAAIATSSMVTEMVKGKTLDEALAVSNKAVAEALGGLPPQKLHCSNLAADALHAAIEDYKARQGK, from the coding sequence ATGTATAACGAGAAGGTCATGGAGCACTTCATGCACCCGCGCAACGTGGGTGAGATTGAAAACCCCGACGGCACCGGCCAGGTTGGCAACCCGGTCTGCGGTGACATCATGAAAATCTTTCTGCGCATTAAAGACGGCCGCATCGAGGATATTAAGTTCAAAACGTTTGGCTGCGGCGCTGCCATCGCGACCTCCAGCATGGTGACCGAGATGGTGAAGGGCAAAACGTTGGATGAGGCGCTGGCCGTCAGCAACAAGGCGGTGGCTGAAGCCCTGGGCGGACTGCCGCCCCAGAAGCTGCACTGTTCGAACCTGGCGGCCGATGCCCTCCATGCTGCCATCGAAGACTACAAGGCCAGGCAAGGTAAGTAG